The DNA segment AGGGACCCGCGATTCCAGGTTAAGCGTTACATTTTCAAGAACAGTTCCAAACCGAATGGCATCAAATATTTGCGGCTCTTTTTCCCTAGAAAGATTGATGCATTTCGCATAGCACCCTCCCTCGATATTAAAGACACCGTTTGATGACCAACCGTGCTCATCATCACCAATCAAACGGCGATTTGGATCAGCGGATAAAGTAGTTTTTCCTGTTCCTGATAGACCAAAGAATAGAGCGACATCTCCCTCAATTCCTACATTTGCAGAACAGTGCATGGAGAAAATATTGTTTTCCGGTAATAAGTAATTCATTACGGAAAAAATGGACTTTTTCATTTCACCTGCATATTCAGTCCCACCGATGAGAACAATGCGGCGTTCAAATGAGATGATGATAAAGGTTTCTGAATTGGTTCCGTCGACCTTAGGATCTGCCTTAAAATTAGGTGCTGAAATTACCGTAAATCCTGGGTCATGCGATAAAAGTTCATCCTCTGATGGACGTATAAATAGTTGATGAACAAAAAGATTGTGCCAGGCAAATTCATTCACTACTTGGATAGGCAATCGGGATTTTTTATCTGCCCCTGCAAATCCTTTAAACACAAAAATCTCTTCTTGTTGTTTTAAATAATTTAGGACTTTTTGATAAAGTTTCGTAAATATTTCTTCAGATATAGGTTGATTCAACGAACCCCAAGCAATCTTATCCTTTGTGGACTCTTCCATCACAACGAATTTATCTTGAGGTGAGCGGCCTGTATATTTACCAGTTGAAACGCTTACAGCGCCAGTCGAAGTTAAAGAACCTTCGTTACGACATAAGATCTTTTCTACTAACTGGGGAACTGATAATTGCACGTGGACATTACTTTCTGATAACATTTGTTTTAAGTCATTGGGAATATGAACAGAATTCATCTACTGCAACCTTCCTTTTTCCATGTTTTTAATGGTAATAATTTAATAAAAAGTATAACACATTTATTCAAATAATCTATACTAATTAATGAAAAATAGGTTGTATGGATTAAATTTAAATTTCTTGAAAAATGCATTGACATTGTTCGACAGTGTAGGTTATTATTTACCCTTGAACGGATACTCTCTTATCCCGAGCTGGTGGAGGGACAGGCCCAATGAAACCCAGCAACCTGCAAACGAAAGCAAGATAGTAGTAGGTTTTCTTCTATTATTATTTTCGGGCAAAGGTGCTAAACCTGAAGCAAGGCCTAGCCTTGAACGATAAGAGTGAAAGGCGCGCAAAACTTTTGCTATCAACCTTTCCTCAGAGATGGAAAGGTTTTTTGTTTGCAAATGATTTCGTGCTATATAATCGCTTCTATTTATTCCATCGTTAGAATTTTCTATGGGGTTATTGCAGAATATTGTTTAATTAATAAAAACCCTGTATTTATTTCATACTACTAAGGGAATGAGTTCCGTATCAATCCGAGGTTAAACGGCAAGGTCATTACATACCCACACAGATAACCTCACTTATCTCACTATATAGGAGGAATTCAGATGTCAACAAAACGTCGTTTGTTCACTTCTGAATCAGTAACTGAAGGTCATCCCGATAAGATCTGTGACCAAATTTCTGATTCCATTTTAGATGCTATTTTAGCAAAAGATGCTAATGCACGTGTTGCTGCTGAAACTTCAGTTACAACTGGTTTAGTTTTGGTTGCTGGCGAGATTACTACTTCAACTTACGTGGACATTCCAAAAATTGTTCGTGAAACAATTAAAAGCATTGGTTACAATCGTGCAAAATACGGATTTGACTCCGAAACATGTGCAGTTTTAACTTCTATCGATGAACAGTCTCCTGACATCGCGATGGGTGTTGACCAAGCGCTTGAAGCTCGTGAAGGCCAAATGTCAGATGAGCAAATTGAAGCAATTGGTGCAGGCGACCAAGGTTTAATGTTTGGTTTCGCATGTAATGAAACAAAGGAGCTTATGCCGCTTCCAATTTCCCTTGCGCACAAGCTTGCACGCCGTTTAACAGAAGTTCGTAAAGAAGAGCTACTTCCTTACCTACGTCCAGATGGAAAGACACAAGTAACAGTTGAATATGATGAGAACGATAAACCAGTTCGTATTGATACAATCGTTATTTCTACTCAACACCACCCTGAAGTTACATTAGAACAGATTCAACGTAATCTGAAAGAGTATGTGATCAATCCGGTTGTTCCACAAGAATTAATCGATGAAAATACAAAATACTTCATTAACCCAACAGGCCGTTTCGTTATCGGCGGACCACAAGGGGATGCTGGTTTAACAGGCCGTAAAATCATTGTTGATACTTACGGTGGCTATGCACGTCACGGCGGTGGCGCATTCTCTGGTAAGGATCCTACAAAGGTTGACCGTTCTGCCGCTTATGCAGCACGTTATGTAGCAAAGAATATTGTTGCTGCAGGACTTGCTGAGAAGTGTGAAGTTCAACTTGCTTACGCAATCGGTGTAGCAAGACCGGTTTCCATTTCTGTTGATACGTTTGGCACTGGCAAAGTAAGTGAAGATGTATTAGTTGATTTAGTAGAACAAAACTTTGATCTACGCCCAGCTGGTATCATTAACATGTTGAACCTTCGCCGTCCTATCTACAAGCAGACAGCAGCTTACGGACATTTTGGCCGTACAGATGTGGATCTTCCTTGGGAGCGTACAGACAAAGCAGACACATTAAAAGAACAAGCAGCAAATCACTAAAAATCATTCGCCCTCAAGCGAATACCCTAATAGAAGGGAGTTGCATTTTAAATGTAACTCTCTTTTTCTTTTTTCGTCTAAATGGTTGGTACGTAATTGGTTATTGGAATAAAATGTTTAAGTAGGTCTAAAGAAGTGAAAAATGATAGTACGAAAATTACCTATAAGTTCACAGTGTTATTTTAATAAAAAAGTGGTAGTATTATAGAGATGTTTTTTAGAGAATGTTTAATTTAGATTGGAGTAGGTGAGGTACATAATGTGTGGTTTTATCGGTTGTGTACACGACAAAACACAAAACTTTAGTGATGAACAAAAACAACTATTTAAAAATATGAACGATATCATTACCCATCGTGGACCGGATGATGATGGTTTTTATTATGACGAACATATTCAATTTGGATTTCGCCGTTTAAGTATTATTGATATTGAGAGTGGACATCAGCCATTAACATATGAAAACGAACGTTACTGGATTATTTTTAATGGTGAAGTTTATAACTATGTCGAGCTTCGTGAGGAATTGGTAAAAGAAGGCCTTTCGTTTGCAACGAGCTCTGATACTGAGGTTATTATTGCCTTATACAGTCATTTAAAAGAGAAAGCAGTGGAAAAGCTGCGTGGAATGTTTGCTTTTATCATTTGGGATAAACAAGAGCAAAGATTATTTGGTGCCCGTGATCCGTTCGGTATCAAACCATTCTTTTATTTAGAAGACGGTGAGAAAACCTTCTTTGCTTCAGAAAAGAAAAGTATCTTGCTTGCACTTGAAAATGATGTTTTAGACTATGATTCTCTTCAGCATTATTTAACGTATCAATTTGTTCCTGAACCCAATACCTTATCAGAAGGGATTAAAAAGCTTGAGCCAGGTCATTATTTTACAAAAAAAATTGGCTCACCAATGGAAATTAAGCGCTATTGGAAGGCACATTTTAGTCCTGTTCAAAAATCAGAGAGTGACTTTACAAAAGAAATTCGTGATATTTTATTCGATTCAGTCGAAAAGCATATGCGTAGTGATGTACCAGTAGGTTCCTTCCTATCTGGTGGAATCGATTCGTCTATAATTGCTTCTATTGCGAAAGAGTTTCATCCTGCCATTAAAACCTTCTCTGTTGGTTTTGAACACAATGGCTTCAGTGAAATTGATGTGGCAAAAGAAACAGCGGAGAAACTGGGTGTAGAAAATATCAGCTATGTGATTACTCCTGATGAATATATGAATGAAATTCCAAAAATTATGTGGCATATGGATGACCCCCTAGCAGATCCTGCCTGCGTACCACTTTACTTTGTTGCTCGCGAAGCGAGAAAACACGTAACCGTTGTTCTCTCAGGTGAGGGCGCTGATGAATTATTTGGCGGCTATAACATCTACCGTGAGCCACAAGATTTAGAGATTTTCAACAAAATTCCTCGAGTAGGGAAAGTCCTTCTCAAAGGAATTGCCAATATGATGCCAGAAGGCACTAAAGGAAAGAGCTTCATTGAGCGTGGTGTAACTCCTATGGAAGAGCGTTACATCGGAAATGCCAAGATGTTCACCGAAGAAGAAAAACGTGATTTATTGAATGTGTATCATGAAGGACTAAAGTATACAGACATTACTAATCCTCTTTATGCAGAATCGAGAGGATATGATCCAGTGGATCGAATGCAGTATATTGATATCCATACATGGATGCGCGGAGATATTCTTCTAAAAGCGGATAAAATGACTATGGCTCATTCGTTAGAGCTTCGTGTCCCTTTCTTAGATAAGGCCGTTTTTGAAGTGGCATCTAAAATTCCGACAAGCTTGAAAACTGCTAATGGCACAACAAAGTATATCTTGCGCAAGGCAGCTGAAGGTGTTGTTCCAGAGCATGTTCTTAACCGTAAGAAGCTTGGATTCCCTGTTCCAATTCGTCATTGGCTAAAAAATGAGATGAACGATTGGGCGAAAAAAATAATCCGTGAAAGTAATACGGATCATTTAATCAATAAAGCGTATGTATTGCAATTGCTTGAAGACCACTGTCAAGGTAAGGCGGACAACAGCCGTAAGATTTGGACGGTTCTTATGTTTATGGTGTGGCATCAAGTGTACGTTGAAGATGTTTATTCTTTTCAACGTGACTTTGCACAGAAAAAAGTATTAGAATCACTAAAACATTAATATTTAGAGGCTGACTCTTGAGCATTGAGTCAGCCTCTTTTTATTTTTAGGCTCTGTTAAACTTGCCTGTTGATTTCCGCTCCAGGCACTTCGCTTTCCGTGGGTGTTTCGGCGAGCCTCCTCGGCGCTAGCGCCTGCGGGGTCTCCCCTGAACCATACTCCCACAGGAGTCTTCGTGCCTTCCGCTCCAATCAACAGGGTGTAAATATCAACACTGTTCTTTAACGCAGCCTATTTTTAAAATTTATGATTGAAGTGACTTATAATATTGGGCCTTTTCTGCATATTCTGTATAGATTCTTGTCATATCTTTTATATCTTCTTCTGTTAATTCTCTAATAACTTTTGCTGGTCTGCCAAATGCTAAGGTATTAGGAGGAATTTTTTTACCTTGAGGAACAAGGCTGCCTGCACCTATAAAGGCACCTTCACCAATTTCCGCTTGATCGAGGATAATGGAGCCCATGCCAATTAAAGCTCGTTTTCTAATGATGCAGCTGTGAAGGATAACCTGATGACCGATGGTTACTTCATCCTCTAAAATTAGCGGGTTATTAGGGCTTTGGTGTAAGATAGAGTTATCTTGGATATTTACCTTATTGCCAATTCGGGTGGGGGCAACATCCCCTCTAATGACCGAGTTAAACCAAACACTGGACTGCTCACCAATTTCAACATCACCAGTAATCGTTACATAATCGGCAATAAACGCTGACTCAGCGATTAATGGATACTTATCTTTATAAGGGTAAATCATTCTGTTCGCTCCTTTTTTACAATGATATCTTTATTGTAGCGAATGCATGACCGGGAATTCAAAAAATTCATCTTTTTTAATGACTATAGTAAAATAAACTTTTCAACAAATAGCAATTACATTTTTCTAGGGGGAAAATATATGTGGAAGTGGGAAGCGGAAGGGGAGGCAAGAGCAGTCATTGTGATGGTTCATGGTGCCATGGAACATCATGGGCGTTATGGCTGGCTGATTGAAATGTGGCGTTCATCGGGCTTTCATGTAATTATGGCCGATCTTCCCGGTCAGGGTATGACAACGAGGGCGAACCGTGGCCATATCGATTCCTTCGACGAATACATTTATGAGGTAAAGGATTGGATTCAGGCGGCTTACCGATATGATTTACCTGTATTTTTATTAGGCCATAGTATGGGGGGATTAATTTCTATCCGTTTATTACAGGAAGAAAAGCTAAACATTGCTGGTGTCATTTTGTCATCACCATGTTTGGGCCTGGTTAAATCCCCATCTAAAGTTATAGACATTCTATCTTACGGTTTGAATGTGGTATTCCCATCTTTACGGATGAATTCAGGCTTAACGGTTCAAATGGCGACTAGAAATGAAGATGTGCGAGAAGCGGATTCCAATGATACCCTATACGTTACAAAAGTCTCTGTCAGATGGTATAGAGAGTTAGTTGCTGCCATGAAGCAGGCATTCGTAACTATGGATCAAACACAGGATATTCCCATGCTGGTGATGCAGGGTGGGGATGACTTGATTGTCAATAAGGCAACCGTTAAGGAATGGTTTAATCACGCCCCATTATCCGAAAAAAGATTTAAGGAATGGCCAAAATGCTATCATGAAATCTTTAATGAGCCAGAGCGGGAAGAAGTATTTGAATATGCCAAGGATTTTGTAAACAGTCAACTAAAAGCAATTGGCTATATCGTATAGAAAGGTGGATTTTTTTTCATGATGCCAATCACCCTCATGTCCAGGGTTTATCGCAAAGTACTTCCAGCAGTCCATCAAGAATTGGCCTATTGGAAAAGCCGAGCTGAGAAAATCCCGAATCCTGAACTAAGGGCACAGGCCCTGGCGAGTATAGAGCATAAAACCTTCCACTGTGAAGGAGGAGCCATCCTTGCTCTAACTGCCAAAGGAGAATATAGAAAAGCAATAAAATTCATAGTGGCCTACCAAACGATCAGTGATTACTTAGATAATCTTTGTGACCGAAGTACGTCTCTTGATCCTATCGATTTTGCTGCCCTGCATGAATCTATGTCAGATGCGCTGGTTTTACACGCTGAAGAGAAAAACTATTACCGGTTCCGTGAGGACCAAAACGACGATAATTACTTGCATGATTTATCGGAAACCTGCCGATCAGTATTACGGGAATTAAAACATTACGACAAGATCAAGGATTATCTACTTGAACTATGCCAGTATTATTGCGACCTGCAAATAAATAAACATGTAGTTCACGATGAACGTGTCCCACGTCTGGAAAAATGGTTTAATCACTACCAACAACAGCTGCCTGAAATGGAATGGTATGAATTCTCGGCATGTTCAGGTTCTACATTGGGGATCTTTTGTTTAGT comes from the Neobacillus sp. PS2-9 genome and includes:
- the asnB gene encoding asparagine synthase (glutamine-hydrolyzing); translation: MCGFIGCVHDKTQNFSDEQKQLFKNMNDIITHRGPDDDGFYYDEHIQFGFRRLSIIDIESGHQPLTYENERYWIIFNGEVYNYVELREELVKEGLSFATSSDTEVIIALYSHLKEKAVEKLRGMFAFIIWDKQEQRLFGARDPFGIKPFFYLEDGEKTFFASEKKSILLALENDVLDYDSLQHYLTYQFVPEPNTLSEGIKKLEPGHYFTKKIGSPMEIKRYWKAHFSPVQKSESDFTKEIRDILFDSVEKHMRSDVPVGSFLSGGIDSSIIASIAKEFHPAIKTFSVGFEHNGFSEIDVAKETAEKLGVENISYVITPDEYMNEIPKIMWHMDDPLADPACVPLYFVAREARKHVTVVLSGEGADELFGGYNIYREPQDLEIFNKIPRVGKVLLKGIANMMPEGTKGKSFIERGVTPMEERYIGNAKMFTEEEKRDLLNVYHEGLKYTDITNPLYAESRGYDPVDRMQYIDIHTWMRGDILLKADKMTMAHSLELRVPFLDKAVFEVASKIPTSLKTANGTTKYILRKAAEGVVPEHVLNRKKLGFPVPIRHWLKNEMNDWAKKIIRESNTDHLINKAYVLQLLEDHCQGKADNSRKIWTVLMFMVWHQVYVEDVYSFQRDFAQKKVLESLKH
- the pckA gene encoding phosphoenolpyruvate carboxykinase (ATP), with protein sequence MNSVHIPNDLKQMLSESNVHVQLSVPQLVEKILCRNEGSLTSTGAVSVSTGKYTGRSPQDKFVVMEESTKDKIAWGSLNQPISEEIFTKLYQKVLNYLKQQEEIFVFKGFAGADKKSRLPIQVVNEFAWHNLFVHQLFIRPSEDELLSHDPGFTVISAPNFKADPKVDGTNSETFIIISFERRIVLIGGTEYAGEMKKSIFSVMNYLLPENNIFSMHCSANVGIEGDVALFFGLSGTGKTTLSADPNRRLIGDDEHGWSSNGVFNIEGGCYAKCINLSREKEPQIFDAIRFGTVLENVTLNLESRVPDYDDGTLTENTRAAYPIDAIDNIAKPSIAGHPNTIVFLTADAFGVLPPISKLTKEQAMYHFLSGYTSKLAGTERGVTSPEATFSTCFGAPFLPLPATRYADMLGEKILEHNANVFLVNTGWTGGEYGIGSRMKLAYTRAMIQAALEGELNHVETTKDEIFGLNIPLHIAGVPDEVLQPSKTWSDPDAYEKKAKELAAKFRENFRKFTDVSVEIEEKGGPIA
- the metK gene encoding methionine adenosyltransferase, coding for MSTKRRLFTSESVTEGHPDKICDQISDSILDAILAKDANARVAAETSVTTGLVLVAGEITTSTYVDIPKIVRETIKSIGYNRAKYGFDSETCAVLTSIDEQSPDIAMGVDQALEAREGQMSDEQIEAIGAGDQGLMFGFACNETKELMPLPISLAHKLARRLTEVRKEELLPYLRPDGKTQVTVEYDENDKPVRIDTIVISTQHHPEVTLEQIQRNLKEYVINPVVPQELIDENTKYFINPTGRFVIGGPQGDAGLTGRKIIVDTYGGYARHGGGAFSGKDPTKVDRSAAYAARYVAKNIVAAGLAEKCEVQLAYAIGVARPVSISVDTFGTGKVSEDVLVDLVEQNFDLRPAGIINMLNLRRPIYKQTAAYGHFGRTDVDLPWERTDKADTLKEQAANH
- a CDS encoding alpha/beta hydrolase; protein product: MWKWEAEGEARAVIVMVHGAMEHHGRYGWLIEMWRSSGFHVIMADLPGQGMTTRANRGHIDSFDEYIYEVKDWIQAAYRYDLPVFLLGHSMGGLISIRLLQEEKLNIAGVILSSPCLGLVKSPSKVIDILSYGLNVVFPSLRMNSGLTVQMATRNEDVREADSNDTLYVTKVSVRWYRELVAAMKQAFVTMDQTQDIPMLVMQGGDDLIVNKATVKEWFNHAPLSEKRFKEWPKCYHEIFNEPEREEVFEYAKDFVNSQLKAIGYIV
- a CDS encoding gamma carbonic anhydrase family protein, whose translation is MIYPYKDKYPLIAESAFIADYVTITGDVEIGEQSSVWFNSVIRGDVAPTRIGNKVNIQDNSILHQSPNNPLILEDEVTIGHQVILHSCIIRKRALIGMGSIILDQAEIGEGAFIGAGSLVPQGKKIPPNTLAFGRPAKVIRELTEEDIKDMTRIYTEYAEKAQYYKSLQS
- a CDS encoding tetraprenyl-beta-curcumene synthase family protein, whose translation is MMPITLMSRVYRKVLPAVHQELAYWKSRAEKIPNPELRAQALASIEHKTFHCEGGAILALTAKGEYRKAIKFIVAYQTISDYLDNLCDRSTSLDPIDFAALHESMSDALVLHAEEKNYYRFREDQNDDNYLHDLSETCRSVLRELKHYDKIKDYLLELCQYYCDLQINKHVVHDERVPRLEKWFNHYQQQLPEMEWYEFSACSGSTLGIFCLVSYAMRDDFKTSDAENIRKGYFPYIQGLHILLDYFIDQEEDIAGGDLNFCAYYENQETLFNRLNHFVMEADRHTEFLPHKKFHQLINRGLLGIYLSDEKVRKQKNVRKLARGMIKSGGWVSYFFYFNGLAYRSIQKSVPSFVIRLMTK